The following proteins come from a genomic window of Achromobacter deleyi:
- a CDS encoding GAF domain-containing protein: protein MSIPPDTVERLAQAYDEASAPAAFAALDALAHGTLGHTLCTINRHDAERMRVVRLYSSNPAAYPPGGSKDKRGTAWGRHVLLERKVFIGEGGEAIREFFDDHDAIQALGLQSVINVPVVFDGACLGTVNFLMPRAALAPADIAAARLAGLLALPAFLALTPAG, encoded by the coding sequence ATGAGCATCCCGCCCGACACCGTCGAGCGCCTGGCGCAGGCCTATGACGAGGCCTCGGCCCCGGCCGCCTTCGCCGCGCTCGACGCGCTCGCCCACGGCACACTGGGGCACACGCTGTGCACCATCAACCGGCACGACGCCGAACGCATGCGGGTGGTGCGGCTGTACAGCTCGAACCCCGCGGCCTATCCGCCGGGCGGCAGCAAGGACAAGCGCGGCACCGCCTGGGGCCGCCACGTCCTGCTTGAACGCAAGGTCTTCATCGGCGAGGGGGGCGAGGCGATCCGCGAGTTCTTCGACGACCACGACGCCATCCAGGCGCTCGGCCTGCAATCGGTGATCAACGTGCCGGTGGTGTTCGACGGCGCCTGCCTGGGCACCGTCAACTTCCTGATGCCGCGCGCGGCGCTGGCGCCGGCCGACATCGCCGCCGCCCGGCTGGCGGGCCTGCTGGCCCTGCCGGCCTTCCTGGCGCTGACGCCGGCCGGCTGA
- a CDS encoding Bug family tripartite tricarboxylate transporter substrate binding protein, with the protein MKTIRRLLRACALTVACAAPALAHAAWPEKPITLIVPWAAGGSTDILARVLSEGLTQSLGQPVIVENRSGASGNIGSTFVARAKPDGYTLLVGSMSTHTMNQALYGNMPFDGVKDFTPIAELALVTNTMVVHPSVPAGNVKEFIDYVKANPDKVAYASAGQGSTNHLSAALFEKAAGVKMMHIPYRGGAPAVLDTVAGRTQVLFSAGTQTLPHVQTGKLKLLAVTEEQRSPLLPDVPTVAETLPGYELSVWYGAFGPAGMPPELTTRLNQEINKILKRPDVIKKMGDMGVLLLDTTPAQFGQVLARDADKYGKLIKELGITAE; encoded by the coding sequence ATGAAGACCATCCGACGACTGTTGCGCGCCTGCGCCCTGACCGTGGCCTGCGCCGCGCCCGCGCTGGCGCACGCCGCCTGGCCCGAAAAGCCGATCACGCTGATCGTGCCGTGGGCCGCCGGCGGCTCCACCGACATCCTGGCGCGCGTGCTGTCCGAAGGCCTGACGCAATCGCTCGGCCAGCCCGTCATCGTCGAGAACCGTTCGGGCGCCTCGGGCAACATCGGCAGCACCTTCGTGGCGCGCGCCAAGCCCGACGGCTACACGCTGCTGGTCGGCTCGATGAGCACGCACACCATGAACCAGGCGCTCTACGGCAACATGCCGTTCGACGGGGTCAAGGACTTCACCCCCATCGCCGAGCTGGCGCTGGTCACCAACACGATGGTGGTGCATCCCTCGGTGCCGGCCGGCAACGTCAAGGAATTCATCGACTATGTGAAGGCTAACCCCGACAAGGTGGCCTACGCCTCGGCCGGCCAGGGTTCCACCAACCACCTGAGCGCCGCGCTGTTCGAGAAGGCCGCCGGCGTGAAAATGATGCACATCCCCTACCGCGGCGGCGCGCCGGCGGTGCTGGACACGGTGGCCGGCCGCACCCAGGTGCTGTTCAGCGCCGGCACGCAGACCCTGCCGCACGTGCAGACCGGCAAGCTCAAGCTGCTGGCCGTCACCGAGGAACAGCGTTCGCCGCTGCTGCCCGACGTGCCCACCGTGGCCGAAACGCTGCCCGGCTACGAACTGTCGGTCTGGTACGGCGCCTTCGGCCCGGCCGGCATGCCGCCCGAGCTGACGACGCGCCTGAACCAGGAAATCAACAAGATCCTCAAGCGTCCCGACGTCATCAAGAAGATGGGCGACATGGGCGTGCTGCTGCTGGACACCACCCCGGCGCAATTCGGCCAGGTGCTGGCGCGCGATGCCGACAAGTACGGCAAGCTCATCAAGGAACTGGGAATCACCGCCGAATGA
- a CDS encoding gamma-glutamyltransferase family protein, translating into MSDFTTRPEIRGTFGVASSTHWLASQVAMGVLERGGNAFDAAVAGGFTLQIVEPHLNGPGGEVPILLWSEREGRMRALCGQGPAPALATPAYFRGLGVDLVPGIGLLPATVPGAFGAWLTMLRDYGTWELADVLRPAIDYARNGFPLVPRISQAILAVQALFRDEWTSSAAVWLPDGKVPAPGALLRTPAIAATYTRILDEAHAAASDRNGRIDAALAIWYRGFVADEIDAYYTHEAVRDTTGQRNRGLLRKADLADWRARYDDPVTLQYGRYTVAKCGVWSQGPVHLQQLALLRHLQMDGLDPASPQFVHRIAEAAKLAFADRAAWYGDPDFVDVPLAALLSDDYARARAACIGPRAATTLQPGSPAGRAPRLPDLEAAARTLAASDTRFGVGEPTFAALPPVAEWAAREIFVGDTCQIDVIDRDGNMVAATPSGGWLSSSPVIPALGFPLTTRLQMTWLDDGVPGQLQPGKRPGTTLSPGLALRDGQPYMAFGTPGGDQQDQWTVSFFLRHAMGLNLQQAIDAPSWHIDHFPGSFWPRALTLNRLTVEGRLPEATRQALREVGHDVRVGPDWSEGRISACTREPAAGGGLLLRAAANPRGMQGYAVGR; encoded by the coding sequence ATGTCCGACTTCACCACCCGCCCGGAAATCCGCGGCACCTTCGGCGTCGCCTCGTCCACCCACTGGCTGGCCTCGCAGGTCGCCATGGGCGTGCTGGAACGCGGCGGCAACGCCTTCGACGCCGCGGTGGCCGGCGGCTTCACGCTGCAGATCGTCGAGCCGCACCTGAACGGCCCCGGCGGCGAAGTGCCGATCCTGCTGTGGAGCGAACGCGAAGGCCGCATGCGCGCGCTGTGCGGCCAGGGTCCGGCGCCCGCGCTGGCGACGCCCGCCTACTTCCGTGGATTGGGCGTAGACCTGGTGCCCGGCATCGGGCTGCTGCCCGCCACCGTGCCCGGCGCCTTCGGCGCCTGGCTGACGATGCTGCGCGACTACGGCACCTGGGAACTGGCCGACGTGCTGCGCCCGGCCATCGACTACGCCCGCAACGGTTTTCCGCTGGTGCCGCGCATCTCGCAGGCCATCCTGGCGGTGCAGGCGCTGTTCCGCGACGAGTGGACCAGTTCGGCCGCCGTCTGGCTGCCCGACGGCAAGGTGCCCGCCCCCGGCGCGCTGCTGCGCACGCCGGCCATCGCCGCCACCTACACCCGCATCCTCGACGAAGCGCACGCGGCGGCAAGCGACCGCAATGGCCGCATCGACGCCGCGCTGGCCATCTGGTACCGCGGCTTCGTCGCCGACGAGATCGACGCCTACTACACCCATGAAGCCGTGCGCGACACCACCGGCCAGCGCAATCGCGGCCTGCTGCGCAAGGCCGACCTGGCCGACTGGCGCGCCCGCTATGACGATCCGGTCACGCTGCAATATGGCCGCTACACCGTGGCCAAATGCGGCGTCTGGTCGCAAGGCCCGGTGCACCTGCAACAGCTGGCGCTGCTGCGCCACCTGCAAATGGACGGGCTGGACCCGGCCTCGCCGCAATTCGTGCATCGCATCGCCGAGGCCGCCAAGCTGGCCTTCGCCGACCGCGCCGCCTGGTACGGCGACCCTGATTTCGTCGACGTGCCCCTGGCCGCGCTGCTGAGCGACGACTACGCCCGCGCGCGCGCCGCCTGCATCGGCCCGCGCGCCGCCACCACGCTGCAACCTGGCTCCCCGGCGGGCCGCGCGCCGCGCCTGCCCGACCTGGAGGCCGCCGCCCGCACGCTGGCCGCTTCCGATACCCGCTTCGGCGTCGGCGAGCCGACCTTCGCGGCGCTGCCGCCGGTGGCCGAGTGGGCCGCGCGCGAGATCTTCGTCGGCGACACCTGCCAGATCGACGTCATCGACCGCGACGGCAACATGGTCGCGGCCACGCCGTCCGGCGGCTGGCTGTCATCCAGCCCGGTGATTCCCGCCTTGGGGTTCCCGCTGACCACGCGGCTGCAGATGACCTGGCTGGACGACGGCGTGCCCGGCCAGCTGCAACCCGGCAAGCGGCCCGGCACCACGCTGTCGCCCGGCCTGGCGTTGCGCGACGGCCAGCCCTACATGGCCTTCGGCACGCCCGGCGGCGACCAGCAGGACCAGTGGACCGTGTCCTTCTTCCTGCGCCACGCCATGGGCCTGAACCTGCAGCAAGCGATCGACGCGCCGTCCTGGCACATCGACCATTTCCCGGGCTCGTTCTGGCCGCGCGCGCTGACGCTGAACCGCCTGACCGTCGAAGGCCGCCTGCCCGAAGCCACGCGGCAGGCGCTGCGCGAAGTCGGCCACGACGTGCGCGTCGGCCCCGACTGGTCGGAAGGCCGCATCAGCGCCTGCACCCGCGAGCCCGCGGCCGGCGGCGGCCTGCTGCTGCGCGCCGCCGCCAACCCGCGCGGCATGCAGGGCTACGCGGTCGGCCGATAA
- a CDS encoding LysR family transcriptional regulator has product MTWDAARLANRLRHRHLVLLANIAKHGTLTRVAAATGVSQPAATKALAELEDIFGAPLFLRTGRGMQPTALGELALVRARRMQGDLDLWAREVEALHDGRAAHLHVGVVPYVSSALLTAAIGRLHQRHGVTLTLHRATTDHLVPMLRRQELDCIISRATSTVAQDDLTHRVLYRQRPRLIAHSRLAQRLARRAPDWAAVAQMDWVLPAVNTPTRQLIVEHFIRAGLRSPAPVLEAYSTDVIEGMLSANPALVSVVPEDIARELCQRGKLGMVPWDFGWELPPINLIRRWREQALAAEECFSDILLELCADLGPDARPRD; this is encoded by the coding sequence GTGACCTGGGATGCCGCCCGACTCGCCAACCGCCTGCGCCACCGCCACCTGGTGCTGCTGGCCAACATCGCAAAGCACGGCACGCTGACCCGCGTGGCGGCCGCCACCGGCGTCAGCCAGCCGGCCGCCACCAAGGCGCTGGCCGAACTCGAGGACATCTTCGGCGCGCCGCTGTTCCTGCGCACCGGCCGCGGCATGCAGCCCACGGCGCTGGGCGAGCTGGCGCTGGTGCGCGCCCGCCGCATGCAGGGCGACCTGGACTTGTGGGCGCGCGAGGTCGAGGCGCTGCATGACGGCCGCGCGGCGCATCTGCATGTCGGTGTCGTGCCGTATGTGTCGAGCGCGCTGCTGACCGCCGCCATCGGCCGGCTGCACCAGCGCCACGGCGTGACCTTGACGCTGCACCGCGCCACCACCGACCACCTGGTGCCGATGCTGCGGCGGCAGGAGCTCGATTGCATCATCAGCCGGGCGACCTCGACCGTGGCGCAGGACGACCTGACTCATCGCGTGCTGTACCGCCAGCGGCCGCGGCTGATCGCGCACAGCCGGCTGGCGCAGCGCCTGGCGCGGCGCGCGCCGGACTGGGCGGCGGTGGCGCAGATGGACTGGGTGCTGCCGGCGGTCAACACGCCGACGCGCCAGCTGATCGTCGAGCACTTCATCCGCGCCGGCCTGCGTTCGCCGGCGCCGGTGCTGGAGGCCTATTCCACCGATGTGATCGAGGGCATGCTGAGCGCCAATCCGGCTTTGGTGTCGGTGGTGCCGGAGGACATCGCGCGCGAGCTGTGCCAGCGCGGCAAGCTGGGCATGGTGCCGTGGGATTTCGGCTGGGAATTGCCGCCGATCAACCTGATCCGACGCTGGCGCGAGCAGGCGCTGGCGGCGGAGGAGTGCTTTTCCGACATCCTGCTGGAGCTGTGCGCCGATCTCGGGCCGGATGCGCGGCCGCGTGATTGA
- the phnN gene encoding phosphonate metabolism protein/1,5-bisphosphokinase (PRPP-forming) PhnN, whose product MNPSAPASGARLIYLMGASGSGKDTLLRLLRAGLRGDEPVLVAHRYITRDSGATEDALRLSVEEFARRAALGCFALRWASHGLHYGIGIEVDTWLDCGAAVIINGSRAHLAEAHRRYPALTAVEITVDPAQLAQRLAARGRETPEQIALRLQRAAQDFPVPEGCRLLRVGNNGAPEAAAAELLDIARGRLIA is encoded by the coding sequence ATGAACCCTTCCGCTCCCGCCAGCGGCGCGCGCCTGATCTACCTGATGGGCGCCTCCGGCAGTGGCAAGGACACCCTGCTGCGGCTGCTGCGCGCCGGCCTGCGCGGCGACGAGCCGGTGCTGGTGGCGCACCGCTACATCACGCGCGACAGCGGCGCCACCGAGGACGCGCTGCGCCTGAGCGTCGAGGAATTCGCGCGCCGCGCGGCGCTCGGCTGTTTCGCGCTGCGCTGGGCCAGCCACGGCCTGCATTACGGCATCGGCATCGAGGTCGACACCTGGCTGGACTGCGGCGCGGCCGTCATCATCAACGGTTCGCGCGCGCACCTGGCCGAGGCGCACCGGCGCTATCCGGCGCTGACCGCGGTCGAGATCACGGTCGACCCCGCGCAACTGGCGCAGCGGCTGGCGGCGCGCGGCCGCGAGACGCCCGAACAGATCGCCCTGCGCCTGCAACGCGCCGCGCAGGACTTCCCGGTGCCCGAAGGCTGCCGCCTGCTGCGCGTCGGCAACAACGGCGCGCCGGAAGCCGCCGCCGCCGAATTGCTGGATATCGCCCGCGGCCGCCTGATCGCGTAG
- a CDS encoding DUF1045 domain-containing protein, translated as MPLAHRYALYLAPTGPWREFGSRWLGRCADTGAALPPLPGQPEAARDWTEAPRHYGLHATLKPPFRLRPGATPGDVDAAARQLASADDAFGIQLECEPLRGFLAWRIVASDAEGHARINALATSAVRGLDDLRAAPSEDELARRQAHALSLEQQAMLARWGYPYVFDTFTFHITLTGKLDGAALEQARAGIAAFADPLRGQPMAVPGVSVYVQPQAGADFIAARHYHFDGGHADAAGAAYLEGPAAA; from the coding sequence ATGCCGTTGGCCCACCGCTACGCGTTGTACCTGGCGCCCACCGGCCCCTGGCGTGAATTCGGCAGCCGCTGGCTGGGCCGTTGCGCCGACACCGGCGCGGCCCTGCCGCCGCTGCCCGGCCAGCCCGAGGCCGCGCGCGACTGGACCGAGGCGCCGCGCCATTACGGCCTGCACGCCACGCTGAAGCCGCCGTTCCGGCTGCGCCCCGGCGCCACGCCGGGCGACGTCGATGCCGCCGCGCGCCAACTCGCCAGCGCCGATGACGCCTTCGGCATCCAGCTCGAGTGCGAACCGCTGCGCGGCTTCCTGGCCTGGCGCATCGTCGCCTCCGACGCCGAGGGCCATGCCCGCATCAACGCCCTGGCCACCTCTGCCGTGCGCGGCCTGGACGACCTGCGCGCCGCGCCCAGCGAAGACGAGCTGGCCCGTCGCCAGGCCCATGCGCTGTCGCTCGAGCAACAGGCCATGCTGGCGCGCTGGGGCTACCCCTATGTGTTCGACACCTTCACCTTCCACATCACCCTGACCGGCAAGCTCGACGGCGCCGCGCTGGAACAGGCGCGGGCCGGCATCGCCGCCTTCGCCGACCCGCTGCGCGGCCAGCCCATGGCGGTGCCCGGCGTGAGCGTCTATGTGCAGCCGCAAGCGGGCGCCGACTTCATCGCGGCGCGCCACTACCACTTCGACGGCGGCCACGCCGACGCGGCGGGCGCGGCGTATCTGGAAGGACCGGCCGCGGCATGA
- a CDS encoding alpha-D-ribose 1-methylphosphonate 5-triphosphate diphosphatase, whose product MNQENAPSPLAGVTGQRILTPRGIEHASLRFHGGLIDDAGGAPARGAAWFDAGNLLVLPGIVDLHGDAFERAIMPRPSVTFPYDGALFDVDRQLLANGITTEFHGVTLSWEGGLRGEAYAERMFAALERMRHIMGARHYVHLRFETHHVGGVETAQQWIRDGRVRFVALNDHLPSMARRLGNDRKLLQYADRAECDLDTFQERIRRAMGAADAVADAMRELTACAQAAGLKVASHDDPDAATRRYYHQLGCSVAEFPLTRDAAGVARDLGNSVVFGAPNVVRGGSHTNAPSATEMVRAGLCDILTSDYYYPAPLAAALRLVNDGVLPLEQAWNLVSLNPARAAGLQDRGALAPGLIADAIVVDDQVPGLPRVCAAIVGGELRYATRAFGDDRTQRMAA is encoded by the coding sequence ATGAACCAAGAAAATGCCCCCTCGCCCCTGGCCGGTGTCACAGGCCAACGTATCCTGACCCCTCGCGGCATCGAACACGCCAGCCTGCGATTCCACGGAGGACTGATCGACGACGCCGGCGGCGCGCCCGCGCGCGGCGCGGCCTGGTTCGACGCCGGCAATCTGCTGGTGCTGCCCGGCATCGTCGACCTGCATGGCGACGCCTTCGAGCGCGCCATCATGCCGCGCCCCAGCGTCACCTTCCCCTACGACGGCGCGCTGTTCGACGTCGACCGCCAGTTGCTGGCCAACGGCATCACCACCGAATTCCACGGCGTCACGCTGTCGTGGGAAGGCGGCCTGCGCGGCGAAGCCTATGCCGAGCGCATGTTCGCCGCCCTCGAACGCATGCGCCACATCATGGGCGCGCGCCACTACGTGCACCTGCGTTTCGAGACCCACCACGTCGGCGGCGTCGAGACCGCCCAGCAGTGGATCCGCGACGGCCGGGTGCGCTTCGTCGCCCTCAACGACCACCTGCCCAGCATGGCGCGCCGCCTGGGCAACGACCGCAAGCTGCTGCAATACGCCGACCGCGCCGAATGCGACCTGGACACCTTCCAGGAGCGCATCCGCCGCGCCATGGGCGCGGCCGATGCGGTGGCCGACGCCATGCGCGAGCTGACCGCCTGCGCGCAAGCGGCCGGCCTGAAGGTCGCCTCGCACGACGACCCCGACGCCGCCACCCGCCGCTACTACCATCAGCTGGGCTGCAGCGTGGCGGAATTCCCCCTGACGCGCGATGCCGCCGGCGTGGCCCGCGACCTGGGCAACTCGGTGGTCTTCGGCGCGCCCAACGTGGTGCGCGGCGGCAGCCACACCAACGCCCCCAGCGCCACCGAGATGGTGCGCGCCGGCCTGTGCGACATCCTCACTTCCGACTATTACTACCCCGCCCCGCTGGCGGCGGCGCTGCGCCTGGTGAACGACGGCGTGCTGCCGCTGGAGCAGGCCTGGAACCTGGTGTCGCTGAACCCGGCCCGCGCCGCCGGCCTGCAGGATCGCGGCGCGCTGGCGCCCGGCCTGATCGCCGACGCCATCGTGGTCGACGACCAGGTGCCCGGCCTGCCGCGCGTCTGCGCCGCCATCGTCGGCGGCGAGCTGCGCTACGCCACCCGCGCCTTCGGCGATGACCGCACCCAGCGCATGGCGGCCTGA
- the phnF gene encoding phosphonate metabolism transcriptional regulator PhnF: protein MVERGSGIAVWRQIGESLADDIRNKLYMAGEQLPSEPELAAKFSVNRHTIRRAMGELEQSGLVRIEQGRGTFVQEHAIDYAIGKRTRFSENLRSQGMLGHLEALGSQTLRAADIAKHLGLARNAPLLRVQMVGKAENRPISASEHYFDEKRFPDFIERMNALRSVSKVYAHYDIGDYTRKWSRITAALPSPEVARILGQPKTRPILQVEALNVDQAGAPLQYSITRFVGDLVQLMVADDS from the coding sequence ATGGTCGAAAGAGGTTCCGGTATCGCCGTGTGGCGACAGATCGGCGAGTCGCTGGCGGACGACATTCGCAACAAGTTGTACATGGCGGGCGAACAATTGCCCTCCGAACCGGAGCTGGCCGCCAAGTTCTCCGTCAACCGCCACACCATCCGGCGCGCCATGGGCGAACTGGAACAGAGCGGGCTGGTGCGCATCGAGCAGGGTCGCGGCACTTTCGTGCAGGAACACGCCATCGACTACGCCATCGGCAAGCGCACGCGCTTTTCCGAGAATCTGCGCAGCCAGGGCATGCTGGGCCACCTCGAGGCGCTGGGCAGCCAGACGCTGCGCGCGGCCGACATCGCCAAGCACCTGGGCCTGGCGCGCAACGCCCCGCTGCTGCGGGTGCAGATGGTGGGCAAGGCCGAGAACCGCCCCATCAGCGCCTCCGAGCACTACTTCGATGAAAAGCGCTTCCCCGACTTCATCGAGCGCATGAACGCGCTGCGCTCGGTGTCCAAGGTCTACGCCCACTACGACATCGGCGACTACACCCGCAAATGGTCGCGCATCACCGCCGCGCTGCCGTCGCCGGAAGTGGCGCGCATCCTCGGCCAGCCCAAGACCCGCCCGATCCTGCAGGTCGAAGCCCTGAACGTCGACCAGGCCGGCGCGCCGTTGCAATACAGCATCACCCGTTTCGTCGGCGACCTGGTCCAGCTCATGGTGGCCGACGACAGTTGA
- the phnG gene encoding phosphonate C-P lyase system protein PhnG, whose translation MDHPQTAQGEVHAQRAAWMRVLALADPAMLEGAFGALGGVPSHQMLRPAQTGMAMVRARSGGTGARFNLGEMTVTRCAVSLDSGVVGIAYVQGRSLRHAEQAAVADALLQLPDWHDTVQAQLIQPLARERAERIERQARVAAQTKVEFFTMVRGED comes from the coding sequence ATGGACCATCCACAAACAGCGCAGGGCGAAGTCCACGCGCAGCGGGCCGCCTGGATGCGGGTGTTGGCACTGGCCGATCCGGCCATGCTGGAAGGCGCGTTCGGCGCGCTTGGCGGCGTGCCGTCGCATCAGATGCTGCGCCCGGCGCAGACCGGCATGGCCATGGTGCGGGCCCGCAGCGGCGGCACCGGGGCGCGCTTCAACCTGGGCGAAATGACGGTGACACGCTGCGCCGTCAGCCTGGACAGCGGCGTGGTCGGCATCGCCTACGTGCAGGGCCGGTCGTTGCGCCATGCCGAGCAGGCCGCGGTGGCCGACGCGCTGCTGCAACTGCCCGACTGGCACGACACGGTGCAGGCGCAATTGATCCAGCCGCTGGCGCGCGAACGCGCCGAGCGCATCGAGCGTCAGGCGCGCGTGGCCGCGCAGACCAAGGTCGAATTCTTCACGATGGTGCGAGGCGAGGACTGA
- the phnH gene encoding phosphonate C-P lyase system protein PhnH, with protein sequence MHQELLGAAAASRKLLPGFADPVNDAQATFRTALDAMAHPGRVYEVAAASGVPAGLSPALTALLLTLVDVDTPLWLPQGLDAGVLDFLRFHCACPMVPSASLARFAAVPAGGNVPALASCHPGDPAYPDLSTTLLIEVASLDAGAEVTLTGPGIQSRQALRAAGLPDGFWRDWRLNHQRFPLGVDVFLTHGRQLCALPRSTRVES encoded by the coding sequence ATGCATCAAGAACTTCTTGGCGCCGCGGCCGCCAGCCGCAAATTGCTGCCGGGCTTCGCGGATCCGGTGAACGACGCGCAGGCCACCTTCCGCACCGCGCTCGACGCCATGGCGCATCCGGGCCGGGTGTACGAAGTGGCCGCCGCCAGCGGCGTGCCGGCCGGCCTGTCGCCGGCGCTGACCGCGCTGCTGTTGACGCTGGTGGACGTGGACACGCCGCTGTGGCTGCCGCAGGGCCTGGATGCCGGCGTGCTGGATTTCCTGCGTTTCCATTGCGCCTGCCCGATGGTGCCGTCGGCGTCGCTGGCGCGTTTCGCGGCGGTGCCTGCGGGCGGCAACGTGCCCGCGCTGGCGTCGTGTCATCCCGGCGATCCGGCCTATCCGGACCTGTCCACCACGCTGCTGATCGAAGTCGCGTCGCTGGACGCCGGCGCCGAAGTCACGCTGACCGGCCCCGGCATCCAGAGCCGCCAGGCGCTGCGCGCCGCCGGCCTGCCGGACGGCTTCTGGCGCGACTGGCGCCTCAACCATCAACGTTTCCCGCTGGGCGTCGACGTGTTCCTGACGCACGGGCGGCAACTGTGCGCGCTGCCCCGCAGCACGCGCGTGGAGAGCTGA
- a CDS encoding carbon-phosphorus lyase complex subunit PhnI, whose protein sequence is MYVAVKGGERAILNSYRMLDDYRRGDRALPELSLDQIREQMPLAVSRVMAEGSLYDPQLAALALKQAAGDVIEAVFLLRAYRTTLSRYGYTQPIDTGEMRLQRRISSTFKDVPGGQILGPTYDYTQRLLDFSLEAEREADSLPAGGEPLDSAMPRVTDLLAHDDLIDAEAVPEGDPEPFDLTRQPLDFPASRAARLQNLARADEGFLLSMGYSTQRGYGNTHPFAAEIRYGFLEVEMHIEELGFAVTVGEIEITECQMVSQFSGNAEEGPKFTRGYGLTFGYGERKAMSMALVDRAMKAQELGERADSPANDHEFVLYHSDNVEASGFVQHLKLPHYVDFQANLELLRRMRAERAAPAPENTRQLDEAISS, encoded by the coding sequence ATGTATGTAGCCGTCAAAGGGGGCGAACGCGCCATCCTCAATTCCTACCGCATGCTGGACGACTACCGGCGCGGCGACCGGGCCCTGCCCGAACTGAGCCTGGACCAGATCCGCGAACAGATGCCGCTGGCGGTGTCGCGCGTGATGGCGGAAGGCTCGCTCTACGATCCGCAACTGGCGGCGCTGGCGCTGAAACAGGCCGCCGGCGACGTGATCGAGGCGGTGTTCCTGCTGCGCGCCTATCGCACCACGCTGTCGCGCTATGGCTACACCCAGCCGATCGACACCGGCGAGATGCGCCTGCAGCGCCGCATCTCGTCCACCTTCAAGGACGTGCCGGGCGGCCAGATCCTCGGGCCGACCTATGACTACACCCAGCGCCTGCTCGATTTCTCGCTGGAGGCCGAGCGCGAGGCCGACTCCCTGCCGGCCGGCGGCGAGCCGCTGGACAGCGCCATGCCGCGCGTCACCGACCTGCTGGCGCACGACGACCTGATCGACGCCGAGGCCGTGCCCGAAGGCGATCCCGAGCCGTTCGACCTGACGCGCCAGCCGCTGGACTTCCCCGCCTCGCGCGCCGCCCGCCTGCAGAACCTGGCGCGCGCCGACGAGGGCTTCCTGTTGTCGATGGGCTATTCCACGCAGCGCGGCTACGGCAACACGCACCCGTTCGCCGCCGAGATCCGCTACGGCTTCCTGGAAGTCGAGATGCATATCGAGGAACTGGGTTTCGCCGTCACGGTGGGCGAGATCGAGATCACCGAATGCCAGATGGTGAGCCAGTTCTCCGGCAACGCCGAGGAAGGCCCCAAGTTCACCCGCGGCTATGGCCTGACCTTCGGCTACGGCGAGCGCAAGGCCATGTCGATGGCGCTGGTGGACCGCGCCATGAAGGCGCAGGAACTGGGCGAACGCGCCGATTCGCCGGCCAACGACCACGAGTTCGTGCTGTACCACAGCGACAACGTCGAGGCCTCCGGTTTCGTGCAGCACTTGAAGCTGCCGCACTACGTGGACTTCCAGGCCAACCTGGAACTGCTGCGCCGCATGCGCGCCGAGCGCGCCGCGCCGGCCCCCGAGAACACCCGCCAGCTGGACGAGGCCATTTCCTCATGA